One genomic window of Parabacteroides pacaensis includes the following:
- a CDS encoding RNA polymerase sigma factor, which produces MEVTSEDITLETWERFQQGDPQAFSHLYKLYAQWMFSYGIYFTSDRELVKDCIHEVFVRIYTKRKHLSLGNIKFYMIKSLRNELYNIFRDNRETCNIEEEALAFSPVYSVEDMYIENERQAGISEKVVQMLATLTPHQKEVIYYRFIEGLSIKEISVLMDMNYQSVQNLIQRSITKLRKEFAEIILLLLILHFFVLK; this is translated from the coding sequence ATGGAAGTAACATCAGAGGATATAACATTGGAGACATGGGAACGATTTCAGCAAGGAGACCCCCAGGCATTCTCTCACTTATACAAACTATATGCGCAATGGATGTTTTCGTATGGCATTTATTTTACATCCGACAGGGAACTGGTAAAAGATTGTATTCACGAAGTATTTGTCAGGATCTATACCAAACGGAAACACTTATCACTGGGAAATATCAAATTCTATATGATTAAATCGTTGAGAAACGAATTATATAATATTTTCAGAGACAATAGAGAAACCTGTAATATTGAAGAAGAAGCTCTCGCTTTTTCTCCCGTCTATTCGGTAGAAGATATGTATATTGAAAACGAACGCCAAGCCGGTATCAGCGAAAAAGTAGTACAAATGTTGGCAACCCTCACTCCTCATCAAAAAGAAGTTATTTATTACAGATTCATTGAAGGATTATCCATTAAAGAAATATCCGTGCTGATGGATATGAACTATCAATCTGTGCAAAATTTGATCCAACGCTCCATTACTAAACTCAGAAAAGAGTTTGCCGAAATAATTTTATTGTTACTGATACTTCATTTTTTCGTTTTAAAGTGA
- a CDS encoding FecR family protein, translating into MNTDYSKYVAKDFLEDEFFIQSVYFPTEETSRFWETMICNGSIIEKEYKLATLYLQSIQVKREKMSPEEMDELLDRIEKTIECKKRKQKKSFYWYATAACMTGLICASIFVYKKVQVKPDTFLSAIESLEKIEADKDVQLILSPKNQIFIPDSTATIQYAKEGKIQINTQTVQNLPEKQEKAEETKYNQLIVPAGKRSVLTFSDSTCIWVNANTRVIYPQAFEKEKREIYVDGEVYLSVAPDKTRPFIIKTSEMHISVLGTTFDVMAYKGDSIHSVVLVCGSVKVESEGHKDAILTPNDQYLKKNDKVDIHPVNVSDYISWKEGIYQYHNVSLDQILHKLSRYYDVSIYIEDAGISRLTCSGKLELKDDIDRVLAGLAVTVPVKYEKRGKNYYFMSNPEN; encoded by the coding sequence ATGAATACTGACTATAGTAAATACGTAGCTAAAGATTTCTTAGAAGATGAATTTTTTATTCAATCCGTTTATTTCCCGACCGAGGAAACATCCCGGTTTTGGGAAACGATGATATGTAACGGATCCATCATAGAAAAAGAATATAAATTAGCCACACTCTATCTCCAATCGATACAAGTAAAAAGAGAAAAGATGAGTCCGGAAGAAATGGACGAATTATTAGATCGGATAGAGAAAACCATAGAATGCAAGAAACGTAAGCAAAAGAAATCTTTTTATTGGTATGCCACAGCCGCTTGTATGACAGGACTTATTTGTGCTTCTATCTTTGTTTACAAAAAAGTGCAGGTTAAACCGGATACGTTCTTGTCTGCCATAGAATCGTTGGAAAAAATAGAAGCGGATAAAGACGTCCAGTTAATATTATCCCCGAAAAATCAAATCTTTATACCCGACTCCACAGCTACGATCCAATATGCCAAAGAAGGGAAAATTCAAATAAATACCCAGACGGTTCAGAATCTTCCGGAAAAGCAAGAAAAGGCAGAAGAGACAAAATATAACCAACTTATTGTGCCTGCAGGTAAACGTTCGGTACTAACCTTTTCCGATAGCACTTGCATTTGGGTAAATGCGAATACTCGCGTCATCTATCCGCAAGCGTTTGAAAAAGAGAAAAGGGAAATCTATGTAGACGGAGAAGTGTATTTATCTGTTGCACCGGATAAAACCAGGCCCTTTATTATAAAGACTTCGGAAATGCACATCTCCGTCTTGGGAACCACCTTCGACGTTATGGCCTATAAAGGTGATTCCATTCATTCTGTCGTTTTGGTTTGCGGAAGCGTCAAAGTGGAAAGCGAAGGACATAAAGACGCGATTCTCACTCCTAACGATCAATATCTTAAGAAGAATGATAAGGTAGATATTCATCCGGTAAATGTATCCGATTATATTTCATGGAAAGAGGGAATATACCAATACCACAATGTCTCTTTAGATCAAATCTTGCATAAATTATCACGCTATTATGATGTTTCTATTTATATAGAAGATGCCGGCATATCCCGTTTGACGTGTTCCGGCAAGTTGGAATTAAAGGACGATATCGATCGGGTTTTGGCGGGTCTTGCCGTTACCGTACCCGTTAAATATGAGAAAAGAGGGAAAAATTATTATTTTATGTCTAACCCTGAAAATTAA
- a CDS encoding TonB-dependent receptor has translation MKLIFISLVILNIHVKADSYLQKVRISLTLENKSVPEVFKEIEKQTEYIFFYYDKFVDENYKVRIDVKNQTLDQVLNQVLKGSNATYVIDGRQVFIKKKNPAATISLPSEPQQAVIELKGKVIDEEGEPLPGVNIIIVGSTRGVATDLDGTFTIKVSPQDKLSVSYLGMEDQIVPVKKQKEIIITLKPKVDELSEVTIVAFGKQKKESTLASITTVKPSELKVPSSNLTTALAGRISGLVAYQRSGEPGEDDASFFVRGVTSFTYARGPLILIDGVEMSTTDLARLQPDDIASFSIMKDAAATALYGARGANGVIMVTTKEGKEGKASISFRYETSFSSPTKQIELADPLTYMRLNNEAVLTRNPMQSVPYSMEKIDNTARGANPMIYPANDWYKILFKDQAINHRVNFNVSGGGKVARYYIAGTFSQDNGVIKTVKGSQNNIDLKRYLLRSNININMTKTTEAVVRLHGTFDDYGGPLDSGSDLYSKVMRSDPVAFPPYYQPDAANMYKQHILFGNMDQGQYINPYADMVKGFKNYSKSLMMAQFELKQKLDFITEGLSVRGLFSTNRYSFFDVKRYYTPYFYSVSMYDKIRDEYILNSLNPDKGSEWLKYEEGSKEVSTTTYFEAAVNYDRTFAEKHGVSGLLVYNMRNHLTGNAGSLMLSLPSRNLGISGRFTYNYDSRYFMEFNFGYNGSERFAKKERFGFFPSIGGGWIVTNEPFWKDKKTAFTRAFSKLKLKATYGLVGNDAIGDQNDRFFYQSDVNVSDSNRAYSWGENFNYTVNGVSINRYANDLISWEVSKKFNFGIELGLFNALELQADVYTENRSSILMTRADIPATMGLQRIPQANIGEARGKGVDLSADINHFFTKDFWITGRVNFTYAKAKYKLYEEADNSLTPWLSKIGYPVSQEWGYIAERLFVDDQDVLNSPTQSFGEYMGGDIKYKDINGDDKITELDKVPIGYPKTPEIIYGFGLSTGYKGFDFSFFFQGLGRESFWIDAVKTYPFIDTDGNSGVASKNALLKVYADNHWSDDNKNVRALWPRLSATRLENNTQTSTWFMRDGSFLRLKSVELGYKIPDQFVRKAWISNLRIYASGTNLLTFSKFKLWDPEMAGDGMKYPIQKVINVGVQLSF, from the coding sequence ATGAAGTTGATATTTATCTCTTTAGTGATCTTAAATATCCATGTAAAAGCAGATAGTTACCTGCAAAAAGTCCGGATTTCTTTGACATTGGAAAATAAATCGGTTCCGGAAGTGTTTAAAGAAATAGAAAAACAAACCGAGTATATCTTTTTCTATTATGATAAGTTTGTGGATGAAAATTATAAAGTACGGATTGATGTAAAAAATCAAACTTTAGACCAAGTTCTTAATCAAGTTCTAAAAGGCTCTAATGCTACGTATGTAATTGACGGCAGACAAGTTTTCATTAAGAAAAAAAATCCGGCTGCTACCATTTCTCTTCCAAGCGAGCCTCAACAAGCTGTTATAGAGTTGAAGGGAAAGGTTATCGATGAAGAAGGCGAGCCTCTTCCCGGAGTCAATATTATAATAGTAGGAAGCACGCGGGGAGTAGCGACTGATCTGGACGGAACTTTTACCATTAAAGTATCGCCCCAGGATAAATTATCTGTTTCTTACCTGGGAATGGAAGACCAGATCGTTCCGGTAAAGAAACAGAAAGAAATTATCATTACTTTAAAACCGAAAGTAGACGAATTGTCGGAAGTAACCATCGTAGCCTTTGGAAAGCAGAAAAAAGAAAGTACTTTGGCTTCTATTACCACCGTCAAACCTTCGGAACTGAAAGTGCCCAGCTCTAACCTGACAACTGCTTTAGCCGGGCGTATTTCCGGTTTGGTAGCATATCAGAGAAGCGGAGAACCGGGCGAGGATGATGCAAGCTTTTTTGTCCGGGGAGTTACTTCTTTTACCTATGCCCGGGGACCTCTTATACTGATAGACGGGGTTGAAATGTCGACTACCGACCTGGCGCGTCTACAACCGGACGATATCGCAAGTTTTTCTATTATGAAAGATGCGGCGGCTACGGCATTATATGGTGCGCGGGGTGCAAACGGAGTTATCATGGTAACAACAAAAGAAGGGAAAGAAGGAAAAGCATCTATCTCTTTCAGATATGAAACTTCGTTTTCGTCTCCGACTAAACAAATAGAATTGGCCGATCCGCTTACTTATATGCGGTTAAACAATGAAGCCGTGCTCACCCGGAACCCGATGCAGTCTGTACCGTATTCCATGGAAAAGATAGACAATACTGCGCGGGGAGCCAATCCTATGATTTACCCAGCTAATGACTGGTATAAAATCCTTTTTAAAGATCAAGCCATAAACCACCGGGTGAATTTTAATGTCAGTGGCGGTGGGAAAGTAGCCCGGTATTATATTGCCGGTACGTTTAGCCAAGATAACGGCGTGATAAAAACAGTAAAAGGAAGCCAGAATAATATCGATTTGAAACGCTACCTGCTGCGCTCCAATATTAATATCAATATGACCAAAACCACCGAGGCGGTAGTCCGTTTACATGGCACATTTGACGACTACGGAGGGCCGTTGGATAGCGGAAGCGACCTCTACAGTAAAGTAATGCGAAGTGATCCCGTAGCCTTTCCTCCTTACTACCAACCGGATGCTGCCAATATGTATAAACAACATATCCTTTTCGGAAATATGGACCAGGGGCAATATATTAATCCGTATGCCGACATGGTGAAAGGATTTAAGAATTATTCCAAGTCCCTCATGATGGCCCAGTTCGAGCTAAAGCAAAAATTAGATTTTATCACGGAAGGGCTTTCGGTACGGGGATTATTTAGCACCAACCGTTATTCTTTTTTTGATGTGAAGCGATATTACACCCCTTATTTTTATTCGGTAAGCATGTACGATAAAATCCGGGATGAATACATATTAAACTCCCTGAATCCGGATAAAGGTTCGGAATGGCTGAAATATGAGGAAGGCAGCAAAGAAGTAAGTACCACCACTTATTTTGAGGCTGCGGTCAATTATGACCGGACTTTCGCCGAAAAACATGGCGTAAGTGGCTTGCTGGTATATAATATGCGGAATCATTTAACAGGGAATGCCGGTTCATTGATGCTTTCTTTACCCAGCCGGAACCTGGGGATATCGGGAAGATTCACTTATAATTATGATAGCCGGTATTTTATGGAATTCAATTTCGGATATAACGGCTCGGAACGGTTTGCAAAGAAAGAACGTTTCGGATTTTTCCCTTCCATCGGCGGAGGTTGGATTGTTACCAACGAACCTTTTTGGAAAGATAAAAAGACCGCTTTTACGAGAGCTTTTTCAAAGCTAAAACTGAAAGCAACCTACGGATTGGTGGGTAATGATGCGATCGGTGACCAGAACGACCGGTTTTTTTATCAGTCCGACGTAAATGTCAGCGATTCGAATCGTGCCTATTCGTGGGGAGAAAATTTTAATTATACGGTGAACGGAGTCTCTATTAACCGGTATGCAAACGACCTGATCAGTTGGGAAGTTTCTAAAAAGTTTAATTTCGGAATAGAACTGGGACTGTTTAACGCATTAGAGTTGCAAGCGGATGTTTATACGGAAAATCGTTCCAGTATATTAATGACACGTGCGGATATACCCGCTACAATGGGGCTTCAACGGATTCCGCAAGCAAATATCGGGGAAGCGAGAGGAAAAGGAGTCGACTTGTCTGCCGACATCAACCACTTTTTCACAAAAGACTTCTGGATTACCGGACGAGTTAATTTTACTTATGCCAAAGCGAAATATAAATTGTATGAAGAAGCGGATAACTCGCTAACTCCCTGGCTGTCGAAAATAGGATATCCCGTTTCCCAGGAATGGGGATACATTGCCGAAAGATTATTCGTAGACGATCAGGACGTACTCAATTCTCCTACCCAGTCTTTCGGAGAATATATGGGCGGTGATATAAAATATAAGGATATAAATGGAGACGACAAGATTACGGAATTGGACAAAGTTCCTATCGGTTATCCTAAAACTCCGGAAATAATTTATGGCTTCGGATTAAGTACAGGTTACAAAGGGTTCGATTTTTCCTTCTTTTTCCAAGGCTTGGGCCGGGAGTCTTTCTGGATCGATGCAGTAAAAACGTATCCGTTTATCGATACGGACGGTAATTCCGGAGTAGCCTCTAAAAATGCCTTGTTGAAAGTATATGCAGATAATCATTGGTCGGACGACAATAAAAATGTACGGGCTCTATGGCCCCGGTTATCGGCTACCCGATTGGAAAATAATACACAAACAAGTACCTGGTTTATGCGGGATGGTTCCTTCTTACGATTGAAATCAGTGGAATTGGGGTATAAAATCCCGGATCAATTCGTAAGAAAAGCATGGATCTCGAATTTACGGATATACGCAAGCGGGACCAATCTGTTAACCTTCAGCAAATTCAAGTTGTGGGATCCTGAAATGGCGGGCGACGGCATGAAGTATCCCATCCAAAAGGTAATTAATGTAGGTGTTCAACTGTCTTTTTAA
- a CDS encoding RagB/SusD family nutrient uptake outer membrane protein — MKKIIITIAVVVTAFISSCSDYLDIVPDNVATLDHAFTDKVSAERFLATIYSYMPRIGDPQADPGLLASDEFGTVENSWNLPSFHYHGNRIKLGQQNTNSPLMNYWEGQNDGRGLYIALRDCNIFLENIGKVGPDLPDDERVRWIAEVKFFKAFYHYYLLQLYGAIPLIKENKLIGSTIDEVKVYRDPFDEGVEYIAQLCDEAMPDLPLSINNIASEMGRITRPMAAMLKAQVLVLAASPLFNGNPDFAGLTDNRGIKLFSEAEDPAKWSKAATACKEAIEICESADIRLYHFTDSRYNLSDTTRLCMDIRGAVTEKWNEELIWGNPVNTSYKLQTNTIPFLKTEDKQGSGPDPEFYATFRMAELFYSNHGVPIEEDLTYPYSSRYETVQIGNDHTYYIKQGLTTAVLNTYREPRFYADLGFDTGYWFGNGRTKDVGTGAATETSWIIAAKQGEMSGKSGDIRYSRSGYFIKKTSNFETATGTNGTITVTRSTFPIMRLADLYLMYAEALNEASDAPGAEVYYYVDQVRQRAGLKGVIESWSQYSKIPNKPLNKSGMREIIRQERLIELCFESKRFWDIRRWKEAHIYYNQVERGWNVDQKSTEDYYQIVVCNQLEFTTKQYLWPIREGEMRRNINLVQNPYWNN, encoded by the coding sequence ATGAAAAAAATAATAATTACTATAGCGGTCGTTGTAACGGCATTTATTTCTTCGTGTAGTGATTACCTGGATATTGTACCGGATAATGTAGCTACCCTGGATCATGCTTTTACAGATAAAGTAAGTGCGGAACGTTTCCTGGCAACGATTTATTCTTATATGCCCCGGATCGGCGATCCGCAGGCTGATCCCGGATTGCTTGCCAGTGACGAATTCGGCACGGTGGAAAATTCGTGGAATCTTCCCAGCTTCCATTATCATGGAAACCGGATCAAGCTGGGACAGCAGAATACCAATAGCCCTTTGATGAACTATTGGGAAGGTCAAAATGACGGAAGGGGATTGTATATTGCCTTAAGGGATTGTAATATATTTCTGGAGAACATAGGAAAAGTAGGTCCCGATTTACCTGACGACGAACGGGTCCGCTGGATTGCCGAAGTGAAATTTTTCAAGGCGTTTTACCATTATTATTTATTACAACTTTATGGCGCTATCCCTCTCATAAAAGAAAATAAACTTATCGGCAGCACGATTGACGAGGTAAAAGTGTATAGGGATCCTTTCGACGAAGGTGTAGAATATATCGCACAATTATGTGACGAGGCAATGCCTGATTTACCTTTGTCTATTAATAATATTGCTTCCGAAATGGGACGGATCACCCGGCCTATGGCTGCCATGTTAAAAGCCCAAGTGCTGGTGTTGGCTGCCAGCCCGCTGTTTAACGGCAACCCGGATTTTGCCGGATTGACGGATAACCGGGGAATTAAATTATTTAGTGAAGCGGAAGATCCCGCAAAATGGAGCAAAGCTGCCACGGCTTGCAAAGAAGCGATTGAAATCTGTGAAAGTGCGGATATACGGCTTTATCATTTTACGGATAGCCGTTATAACTTGTCTGATACTACACGCCTTTGTATGGACATCCGGGGAGCGGTTACGGAAAAATGGAATGAGGAATTAATATGGGGAAATCCGGTAAACACGAGCTATAAATTACAAACGAATACGATTCCTTTCTTAAAGACGGAAGATAAGCAAGGATCAGGACCAGACCCTGAATTTTACGCGACTTTCCGGATGGCCGAATTATTTTATTCCAATCATGGCGTACCGATAGAGGAAGACCTCACCTATCCTTATTCCAGCAGGTACGAAACAGTACAAATAGGCAACGACCATACTTATTATATCAAGCAAGGTCTGACTACTGCCGTGTTGAATACGTATAGGGAGCCTCGTTTCTATGCCGATTTGGGTTTTGATACGGGATATTGGTTCGGCAATGGAAGAACAAAAGATGTAGGAACAGGTGCCGCCACGGAAACGTCTTGGATCATTGCAGCCAAGCAGGGCGAGATGAGCGGGAAAAGTGGTGATATCCGCTATAGCCGTTCCGGCTATTTTATTAAGAAAACTTCTAATTTCGAAACAGCGACGGGTACCAACGGAACGATTACCGTGACACGCTCTACTTTCCCCATTATGAGGCTTGCCGATCTCTACTTAATGTATGCGGAAGCCTTGAATGAAGCATCGGATGCACCCGGCGCGGAAGTTTATTATTACGTGGATCAAGTCCGCCAGCGCGCCGGGTTAAAAGGGGTGATAGAAAGTTGGAGCCAATACTCTAAAATCCCTAATAAACCGTTGAATAAGTCTGGAATGCGTGAAATTATACGGCAGGAAAGGCTCATCGAACTTTGTTTCGAAAGTAAGAGATTTTGGGATATCCGCCGTTGGAAAGAGGCTCATATTTATTATAACCAAGTGGAACGAGGATGGAATGTCGATCAAAAGAGCACGGAAGATTATTATCAGATCGTAGTGTGTAACCAGTTGGAATTTACAACCAAACAATATTTATGGCCTATTCGTGAAGGTGAAATGAGACGGAATATAAACCTGGTTCAAAATCCTTATTGGAACAATTAA
- a CDS encoding DUF5000 domain-containing lipoprotein gives MKRYIICLFAIIPLFYSCKEEYIGQYPVDSVAPKPVSDVVVENIPGGAILTYTLPEEDDLLCVKAVYTLPDKTQKEMSSSAYSNKIELKGFGKSAKTQVELFAVDKSYNTSIPVKVDIEPLNSPIYEVFETLKLYEAFGGVKFYWENPLKENIVFETLIEDEELHEYKHIESIYSSEQTANKSLRGLDAKPTRFAFYFRDTYNNYTDTLYKELTPIFEEELDKKQFVPLKLSSKFKLHSYGGGKMQAMWDNIYNVANNLFYVNVASEEIYFAFDMGVEAKLSRFRLWTRRDFLFALHHLRTFEIWGTSDPNATKDPDNWEGWTKIMDCESKRPSGIETSGNVTAEDEEYVLAGEEFEVPIDAPKVRYIKFLVHTTWGNTQAAFINEITLWGSTK, from the coding sequence ATGAAAAGATATATAATTTGCTTATTTGCTATCATACCTCTTTTTTATAGCTGTAAAGAAGAATATATAGGGCAATATCCGGTAGATTCGGTAGCACCCAAGCCGGTTTCGGATGTGGTTGTAGAAAATATTCCGGGTGGAGCGATATTAACTTATACCTTACCGGAAGAAGATGATTTGCTCTGTGTAAAAGCTGTTTATACCCTACCTGACAAAACTCAGAAAGAGATGTCGAGCTCCGCCTATTCTAACAAAATAGAATTGAAAGGATTCGGCAAAAGTGCCAAGACGCAAGTAGAGTTGTTTGCAGTAGATAAAAGTTACAATACATCTATTCCCGTAAAGGTAGATATAGAGCCGTTGAATTCTCCTATTTACGAAGTCTTTGAAACGTTGAAATTGTATGAAGCATTCGGCGGGGTCAAATTTTATTGGGAAAATCCTCTAAAAGAGAATATTGTTTTCGAAACATTAATAGAGGATGAGGAACTTCACGAGTACAAACATATCGAATCTATTTATTCTTCCGAACAGACTGCCAATAAATCCCTTCGCGGATTAGATGCGAAGCCTACCCGTTTTGCCTTTTATTTCCGGGATACCTACAATAACTATACAGATACGTTGTATAAAGAATTGACCCCTATTTTTGAAGAAGAATTGGATAAAAAGCAATTCGTACCGTTAAAACTTTCATCCAAATTCAAGCTTCATAGTTATGGCGGTGGAAAAATGCAAGCCATGTGGGATAATATTTATAATGTAGCTAACAATTTATTTTATGTAAACGTAGCTTCTGAAGAAATTTATTTTGCCTTTGACATGGGTGTTGAGGCGAAGCTGTCCCGTTTTAGATTATGGACACGCCGGGATTTCCTTTTTGCCCTTCACCATTTGAGAACGTTTGAAATATGGGGAACATCCGATCCGAATGCTACGAAAGATCCGGATAATTGGGAAGGTTGGACCAAGATCATGGATTGTGAATCCAAACGTCCTTCCGGCATTGAAACTTCCGGAAATGTTACGGCTGAAGATGAAGAATATGTTTTAGCAGGGGAGGAATTTGAAGTTCCTATCGACGCGCCTAAAGTACGGTACATCAAATTTTTGGTGCATACTACTTGGGGGAATACGCAAGCCGCTTTTATAAATGAGATTACATTGTGGGGAAGTACTAAATAA
- a CDS encoding DUF4998 domain-containing protein, whose product MKKSIYFIVGWFTFIAMYSCSDMNDMHDPWMKDGEITYVGRVDSIHAYSGRERVLVSYWVTDPRVKKLIVYWNQKADSVIVPVTPHHPSDSLTVMIGEGETKIKEGDHTFFFYSYDERGHRSVKYETLLNVYGDRYQATLSNRSIKKVNCRENTLILEWGGSNSNNEIGIEILYTDKEGKTKTFFAETALLAQAIVLENVDITKEVKYRTLFKPNPQALDTFSAPEIVIPINNE is encoded by the coding sequence ATGAAAAAAAGTATTTATTTTATCGTCGGATGGTTTACTTTTATCGCGATGTATTCGTGTTCGGATATGAATGATATGCATGATCCGTGGATGAAAGACGGGGAAATTACGTATGTAGGCCGGGTAGATTCCATTCATGCCTATAGTGGGAGAGAACGGGTATTAGTTAGCTATTGGGTTACAGATCCGCGGGTGAAAAAACTGATTGTTTATTGGAACCAGAAAGCGGATTCTGTCATTGTGCCGGTTACTCCTCATCATCCTTCCGACTCGTTAACGGTAATGATCGGTGAAGGAGAGACGAAGATAAAGGAAGGTGACCATACGTTTTTCTTTTATTCGTATGATGAACGGGGGCATCGTTCCGTAAAATATGAAACTTTGCTGAATGTGTATGGAGACCGTTACCAAGCAACCCTCAGTAACCGTTCCATAAAAAAAGTAAACTGCCGGGAAAATACCTTGATACTGGAATGGGGTGGTAGCAACAGCAATAATGAAATCGGCATAGAAATTTTATATACCGATAAAGAAGGAAAAACAAAGACTTTCTTTGCAGAAACCGCGTTATTGGCACAAGCTATTGTTCTGGAAAATGTGGATATAACGAAAGAAGTAAAGTACCGGACTTTGTTCAAACCCAATCCACAGGCATTAGATACGTTTAGTGCTCCGGAGATCGTGATACCAATCAATAACGAATAA